A DNA window from Pirellulales bacterium contains the following coding sequences:
- the kdsB gene encoding 3-deoxy-manno-octulosonate cytidylyltransferase, protein MESAAAARCALIIPARRASTRLADKMLLRETGKTVLQHTWEVARQAQRPDVVLIATDDEEIAREARRFGAEVLMTSPACASGTDRVAEAARQLPRAEILVNLQGDEPDMDPRAIDRVIAKLERNPAAGMSTAAAPLRTREQLDDPACVKVTFDHAGRALYFSRSAIPHPREWSDALLTAEPPTFYLHLGIYAYRRLLLERITSLPVSCLESVEKLEQLRVLECGETILVAPVDHACRGIDTPGDYADFVARRKAA, encoded by the coding sequence ATGGAATCGGCTGCCGCCGCCCGTTGTGCTTTGATCATCCCCGCCCGCCGCGCCTCGACTCGGCTGGCCGACAAAATGCTGCTTCGCGAGACCGGCAAGACGGTCTTGCAACACACCTGGGAAGTCGCTCGACAGGCCCAGCGGCCGGACGTGGTGCTCATCGCCACGGACGACGAGGAAATCGCCCGCGAGGCCCGGCGGTTCGGCGCCGAGGTCCTCATGACCAGCCCCGCCTGCGCCAGCGGCACCGACCGCGTCGCCGAGGCCGCCCGGCAACTCCCCCGGGCCGAAATCCTGGTCAACCTGCAAGGGGACGAGCCCGACATGGACCCGCGGGCGATCGACCGCGTCATTGCCAAGCTCGAGCGCAACCCGGCCGCAGGCATGTCGACCGCCGCGGCGCCGCTCCGCACGCGCGAGCAACTCGACGACCCGGCCTGCGTGAAGGTGACGTTCGACCACGCGGGCCGAGCCCTCTACTTCAGCCGTAGCGCGATCCCGCACCCTCGCGAGTGGAGCGACGCGCTGCTTACGGCCGAGCCGCCGACGTTCTACCTCCACCTGGGAATCTACGCCTATCGCCGGCTGCTGTTGGAGCGGATTACTTCGCTCCCCGTGAGCTGCCTCGAGTCGGTCGAGAAGCTCGAACAGCTCCGCGTGCTCGAGTGCGGCGAGACGATCCTTGTGGCTCCGGTCGACCACGCTTGCCGCGGGATCGACACCCCCGGCGACTATGCGGACTTCGTCGCCCGCCGCAAAGCGGCTTGA
- a CDS encoding 4'-phosphopantetheinyl transferase superfamily protein, whose translation MNEPCTWLPASSDLLLARADGVDLWLVAAGAEANASHAGELLSADELEQYGRLRNHAKRDQAIVVRGTLRIILSRYIGVEPAELQFARQPQGKPVLLSPQVPPRMEFNCSHAGAWGLVAVTATGPVGVDIEEVRPLASPEGFARKTLAPADAAEWATLADDAARLMKLFEDWTCKEAALKAAGCGIVVGLDAVRIHAAGEQRRLVELPPAIGGTQWQVALLAPAPGYVAAVAWPESVGALPLRLFRSPKL comes from the coding sequence ATGAACGAACCATGCACGTGGCTGCCGGCGTCGTCGGACCTCCTGCTCGCCCGCGCGGACGGGGTCGATCTGTGGCTCGTCGCCGCCGGCGCCGAAGCCAATGCGTCGCACGCCGGCGAGCTGCTATCGGCGGACGAGCTCGAGCAATACGGCCGGCTCCGCAACCACGCCAAGCGAGATCAGGCGATTGTCGTGCGGGGGACGTTGCGAATTATCTTGTCGCGCTACATTGGCGTGGAGCCCGCGGAGTTGCAGTTCGCCCGCCAGCCGCAAGGCAAACCTGTGTTGCTGAGCCCGCAAGTGCCGCCGCGGATGGAATTCAACTGTTCGCACGCTGGTGCGTGGGGCTTGGTCGCGGTGACGGCCACGGGACCGGTGGGGGTCGACATCGAGGAAGTGCGCCCGCTTGCCTCGCCGGAAGGGTTCGCGCGCAAGACGCTCGCCCCTGCGGACGCCGCGGAGTGGGCGACCCTGGCGGACGACGCGGCGCGACTCATGAAGCTCTTCGAGGACTGGACCTGCAAGGAGGCGGCGCTCAAGGCCGCTGGTTGCGGGATCGTCGTGGGTCTCGACGCCGTGCGCATTCATGCGGCGGGAGAACAGCGGCGACTGGTCGAGCTTCCCCCGGCGATCGGCGGAACGCAGTGGCAGGTCGCTCTGCTCGCCCCCGCGCCCGGCTACGTGGCGGCCGTGGCGTGGCCGGAAAGCGTCGGGGCGCTCCCCCTGCGTTTGTTTCGGTCCCCGAAGCTCTGA
- a CDS encoding sigma-70 family RNA polymerase sigma factor, translating to MPSDSSNRAAQAEQWLADHGEALLAYAVRRTPDLHTAEDMVQETLAAAVVAIASFEGDSTLLTWLTAILRRKIADFYRKRSREVPVAGDEERLEWFADDGHWRASPGEWGGDPAATAEAAEFQEALARCLGRLGPTLRSAFQLRVLDESTTEETCSILGISPTNLSVRLTRARLTLRECLERTWFGSS from the coding sequence ATGCCGAGCGACTCCAGCAATCGGGCGGCCCAGGCCGAGCAGTGGCTCGCCGACCATGGCGAAGCGTTGCTCGCTTACGCCGTCCGACGCACCCCGGATCTGCACACGGCCGAGGACATGGTCCAGGAGACCTTGGCCGCCGCGGTCGTGGCGATCGCCAGCTTCGAGGGGGATTCGACCCTGCTCACTTGGCTGACGGCGATCCTGCGGCGAAAGATCGCGGATTTCTACCGCAAACGGTCGCGAGAGGTTCCCGTCGCGGGGGACGAGGAGCGGCTCGAGTGGTTCGCCGACGATGGCCATTGGCGGGCCTCTCCGGGCGAGTGGGGGGGCGACCCCGCGGCGACCGCCGAGGCGGCCGAGTTCCAGGAGGCCCTGGCCCGCTGCCTCGGCCGGCTGGGCCCGACCCTGCGCAGCGCGTTTCAATTGCGGGTCCTCGACGAGTCGACCACCGAAGAAACCTGTAGCATTTTGGGCATTTCGCCGACGAACCTTTCGGTTCGCCTGACCCGGGCCCGGTTGACGCTGCGCGAATGTCTCGAGCGGACCTGGTTCGGCAGTTCCTGA
- a CDS encoding zf-HC2 domain-containing protein: protein MSQQKHWRNFSALGCEDAARLASESHDRRLTLVERLALRLHLAACAACRRMRSQLAAVEKAARRLAGKSPLTSEESAAARDRIAAGLRNRLGDQ from the coding sequence GTGTCGCAGCAGAAACACTGGCGAAACTTCTCTGCCCTGGGGTGCGAAGACGCCGCCCGGTTGGCGTCGGAGTCGCACGACCGGCGGCTCACGCTCGTCGAGCGGCTGGCGCTGCGGCTCCACCTGGCGGCCTGCGCGGCTTGCCGTCGAATGCGCAGCCAGTTGGCCGCCGTCGAAAAGGCGGCCCGGCGACTCGCGGGCAAGTCCCCGCTGACCAGCGAGGAATCGGCCGCCGCCCGAGACAGAATCGCCGCGGGATTGCGCAATCGGCTCGGCGATCAGTAA
- a CDS encoding cytochrome c — translation MSACRRLVRLPCLATTFVGVLSAASRAEDGRSEPTKRAARPAWTADVVDVFFADARAELVGPRPVGADATARAASAGAAEGAASAGGFAWSQLVDGAALADEIKRTANRLAGPLASPGKFKSGGNKQCRGDFAMLAVLAAVVAEHDDDVRWKRESAALAVRFAAVADACRKATDEAYAVAQTGKEQLDDLLRGQGPAEEAGAAARPAWSELASLPTVMQRMETALHGVLLPALADERTMRRQSVDVQREAQLLAMLAEIVQREDYDYREEEEYRASAAALLEAARAIAHAARDNQYDAARAAAGRAGQACSACHEGFRG, via the coding sequence ATGAGCGCTTGCCGTCGACTGGTCCGCTTGCCCTGCCTAGCCACGACGTTCGTCGGAGTCCTGAGCGCGGCGTCGCGCGCCGAGGACGGCCGCAGCGAACCGACGAAGCGAGCGGCGCGCCCGGCGTGGACGGCCGACGTCGTCGACGTGTTTTTCGCCGACGCCCGCGCGGAGCTTGTCGGTCCGCGACCCGTTGGGGCCGACGCAACGGCCCGCGCGGCGAGCGCAGGAGCCGCGGAGGGGGCGGCGAGCGCGGGGGGCTTCGCATGGTCGCAACTCGTCGACGGGGCGGCGCTCGCGGACGAAATCAAACGCACGGCCAATCGCCTCGCCGGGCCGCTGGCTTCGCCCGGCAAATTCAAGAGCGGCGGCAACAAGCAGTGCCGCGGCGACTTTGCGATGCTGGCCGTGCTGGCGGCCGTCGTCGCCGAGCACGACGACGACGTGCGATGGAAACGCGAATCCGCGGCGCTGGCGGTGCGCTTCGCCGCCGTGGCCGACGCCTGCCGGAAAGCCACCGACGAGGCGTACGCCGTCGCGCAAACCGGCAAGGAGCAGCTCGACGACCTGCTGCGCGGCCAGGGGCCTGCCGAGGAGGCGGGCGCGGCTGCGCGGCCTGCGTGGAGCGAGCTCGCCTCGCTGCCGACGGTCATGCAGCGGATGGAGACGGCTCTCCACGGCGTCCTCCTCCCCGCGCTGGCCGATGAGCGGACCATGCGTCGTCAGTCCGTGGACGTGCAGCGCGAAGCGCAACTCCTGGCGATGCTGGCCGAGATCGTCCAGCGCGAGGACTACGACTACCGCGAGGAGGAGGAGTATCGCGCCAGCGCGGCTGCGCTGTTGGAGGCGGCTCGGGCGATCGCTCACGCTGCGCGCGACAACCAGTACGACGCGGCCCGCGCCGCCGCCGGCCGCGCGGGACAGGCCTGCTCGGCCTGTCACGAAGGATTTCGCGGCTGA
- a CDS encoding phospho-sugar mutase, translated as MDSRALIAAVEQAAAAGQISASAVPNISAWLTEPRYAEYAPEVAQHVAEENWQTLDDVFWTIIPFGTGGRRGRMYPIGSNAINDRTIGESAQGLADYVKSQLGEAADLSCALAYDTRHRSEHFARLCAEIMVANGFRVYFLQGHRSTPELSFCVRLKECSCGIMVTASHNPPSDNAVKAYWSTGGQLLPPHDTGVIDRVMTVETIKRASFDEALANGRVVVCQDEVDAAYVSAVVALASAGPRDVKVLYSPLHGVGATAVCPVLERAGFHDVEVFAPHAEPNGDFPNVPGHVSNPENPKVFDAMIAHASHHGQDLCLATDPDCDRIGLAAPLSFAPGAKWRTLSGNQIGALLGDFILENRKQAGTLGPDNFVVTTLVTTQLLRRIGDSYGVQTFGDNLVGFKWIAGVIDDQGADKFVYGTEESHGYMAGRHNRDKDGGVGALLACELAAQLKAQGQTLHEKLDALFWQHGCHAERTVSVQMPGSEGMARMKEVMAAFRASPPTALAGSQVTRLRDYEQQLVLHPGGGASPLAGPRGDLVIIDLALAGNYVAIRPSGTEPKIKLYMFAYEPAEQLHNLDETKQDLESRLDAMEADLRTFAGV; from the coding sequence ATGGATTCCCGCGCCTTGATCGCCGCCGTCGAGCAGGCGGCCGCCGCAGGCCAGATTTCCGCGTCCGCCGTCCCCAATATCTCCGCCTGGCTCACCGAGCCGCGCTACGCCGAGTACGCCCCCGAGGTGGCCCAGCACGTCGCCGAGGAGAATTGGCAGACGCTCGACGACGTGTTCTGGACGATCATCCCCTTCGGCACCGGGGGACGGCGCGGGCGGATGTACCCGATCGGCAGCAACGCGATCAACGATCGCACGATCGGCGAAAGCGCCCAGGGGCTGGCCGACTACGTCAAGTCGCAGCTCGGCGAGGCGGCCGACCTGTCGTGCGCCCTGGCCTACGACACGCGCCATCGGTCCGAGCACTTCGCCCGGTTGTGCGCCGAAATCATGGTCGCCAACGGGTTCCGCGTGTACTTCCTGCAGGGGCATCGCAGCACCCCCGAGTTGTCGTTTTGCGTGCGGCTCAAGGAGTGCTCGTGCGGCATCATGGTCACCGCCAGCCACAACCCCCCCAGCGACAACGCCGTGAAGGCCTATTGGTCGACCGGCGGACAGTTGCTCCCCCCCCATGACACGGGGGTCATCGATCGCGTGATGACCGTCGAGACGATCAAGCGGGCTTCCTTCGACGAAGCCCTGGCCAACGGGCGGGTCGTCGTCTGCCAGGACGAGGTCGACGCGGCGTACGTCTCGGCCGTCGTGGCGTTGGCCTCCGCGGGACCGCGCGACGTGAAGGTGCTCTACTCGCCGCTCCACGGCGTCGGCGCCACGGCGGTCTGCCCTGTGCTCGAGCGCGCCGGCTTTCACGACGTCGAGGTCTTCGCCCCGCACGCCGAGCCGAACGGCGACTTTCCGAACGTGCCGGGCCACGTATCGAACCCCGAAAACCCCAAGGTGTTCGACGCGATGATCGCCCATGCCAGTCACCACGGGCAAGACCTGTGCCTGGCGACCGATCCCGACTGCGATCGCATCGGGCTTGCGGCGCCCCTGTCGTTCGCCCCCGGCGCCAAGTGGCGCACCCTCAGCGGCAATCAAATCGGCGCCCTGCTCGGCGACTTCATCCTCGAAAACCGCAAGCAGGCCGGGACCCTCGGGCCCGACAACTTCGTCGTCACCACGCTGGTCACCACCCAACTGTTGCGAAGGATCGGCGACAGCTACGGCGTGCAGACCTTCGGCGACAATCTCGTCGGCTTCAAGTGGATCGCCGGGGTCATCGACGACCAGGGCGCCGACAAGTTCGTCTACGGCACCGAGGAATCGCACGGCTACATGGCCGGGCGGCACAACCGCGACAAGGACGGCGGGGTCGGCGCCCTGCTGGCGTGCGAACTGGCCGCCCAGCTTAAAGCCCAGGGGCAGACCCTCCACGAGAAACTCGACGCCCTGTTCTGGCAACACGGCTGCCACGCCGAGCGGACCGTCTCGGTCCAAATGCCGGGGAGCGAGGGGATGGCCCGGATGAAGGAAGTCATGGCCGCGTTCCGCGCCAGCCCGCCGACCGCGCTGGCCGGCAGCCAAGTGACTCGACTCCGCGATTACGAGCAGCAACTCGTCCTCCACCCGGGCGGCGGCGCCAGCCCGCTCGCCGGCCCCCGCGGCGACCTGGTGATCATCGACCTCGCCCTGGCGGGCAACTACGTGGCGATCCGCCCCAGCGGCACCGAGCCGAAGATCAAGCTCTACATGTTCGCCTACGAACCGGCCGAACAACTCCACAACCTCGACGAGACGAAGCAGGACCTCGAATCGCGCCTCGACGCAATGGAAGCCGACCTAAGAACCTTCGCCGGCGTGTAA
- a CDS encoding excinuclease ABC subunit UvrC, with amino-acid sequence MADEPDSSAAPAPEAPAPQPDGPAPKSQVEFFLRAAEKVRAKFPETPGVYLFQDQAGRVIYVGKAKSLRSRVGSYFLKAAAEDARTAQLVQEAYDVDFLECESEVDALLVEARLVKDVQPKFNRDLRDDKSFPYLQITTHEDFPRVEITREPRTSGVKLYGPFANVGQLRGALQVLQRVFQFRTCSLDIEESDERWRWFRPCLLASIRQCTAPCNLRISKEDYRKDVQRLRQFLDGHGKSLLKEMEAEMREAAANKRFEQAARLRDELKMLASIGDRGDLEKHEQPEVFYMDPKKGLAGLRKVLKLPETPRTIEGVDIAHLGGNETVASLVQFIDGLPFKPGYRRFRIREVAGVDDYASIHEVVSRRFKRLADEGEAQPDVLLIDGGKGQLGKALQAFDALGVTPPLVLSLAKREELIYVMNRDEPLRLSRHAFALRLLQYVRDEAHRSAQAYHHLLRRKRTLGE; translated from the coding sequence ATGGCCGACGAACCGGACTCATCCGCCGCTCCCGCTCCGGAAGCTCCCGCTCCCCAGCCTGACGGGCCCGCGCCCAAGTCGCAGGTCGAGTTCTTTCTGCGGGCCGCCGAGAAGGTCCGCGCCAAGTTTCCCGAGACCCCGGGGGTGTACCTCTTTCAGGATCAGGCCGGCCGGGTGATCTACGTCGGCAAGGCGAAGAGTCTGCGGAGTCGGGTCGGCAGTTACTTCCTCAAGGCCGCGGCCGAGGACGCCCGGACCGCGCAGCTCGTCCAGGAGGCGTACGACGTCGATTTCCTGGAATGCGAGAGCGAGGTCGACGCCCTGCTTGTCGAGGCCCGGCTGGTGAAGGACGTGCAGCCGAAGTTCAACCGCGATCTGCGCGACGACAAGAGCTTTCCTTACCTGCAGATCACGACTCACGAGGACTTCCCCCGCGTTGAGATCACCCGCGAGCCGCGCACGAGCGGCGTCAAGCTGTACGGACCGTTCGCCAACGTCGGCCAACTGCGCGGGGCCCTGCAGGTGCTGCAGCGGGTGTTTCAGTTCCGCACCTGTTCGCTCGACATCGAGGAGAGCGACGAGCGGTGGCGGTGGTTTCGGCCCTGTCTGCTCGCGTCGATCCGCCAATGCACGGCGCCGTGCAACCTGCGGATCTCGAAGGAGGACTATCGCAAGGACGTGCAGCGGCTGCGGCAGTTCCTCGACGGGCACGGCAAGAGCCTGCTCAAGGAGATGGAAGCCGAGATGCGCGAGGCGGCCGCGAACAAGCGGTTCGAGCAGGCCGCCCGGCTGCGCGACGAGCTGAAGATGCTCGCCTCGATCGGCGACCGCGGCGATCTTGAGAAGCACGAGCAGCCCGAGGTGTTCTACATGGACCCCAAAAAAGGGCTCGCCGGGCTGCGCAAAGTGCTCAAACTGCCGGAGACGCCGCGGACGATCGAAGGGGTCGACATCGCCCACCTCGGCGGCAACGAGACGGTGGCGAGCCTTGTGCAGTTCATCGACGGGTTGCCCTTCAAGCCGGGCTACCGCCGGTTCCGCATCCGCGAGGTCGCGGGGGTCGACGACTACGCGAGCATCCACGAGGTCGTGTCGCGGCGATTCAAACGGCTTGCCGACGAGGGAGAGGCCCAGCCCGACGTCTTGCTGATCGACGGCGGCAAGGGGCAGCTTGGCAAGGCGCTGCAGGCGTTCGACGCCCTGGGAGTGACGCCCCCGTTGGTGCTGTCGCTCGCCAAGCGGGAGGAGCTGATCTACGTCATGAATCGCGACGAGCCGCTGCGGTTGAGCCGCCACGCCTTCGCCCTGCGGCTGCTTCAGTACGTGCGGGACGAGGCGCACCGCTCGGCCCAGGCGTATCACCACCTGCTGCGCCGCAAACGGACGTTGGGCGAGTAG
- a CDS encoding beta-ketoacyl-[acyl-carrier-protein] synthase family protein has product MSDPIVISGIGLVTAVGNDRETTWRNVREGVSGARRLTGVAGLPDGLLLAADVRGVKGEPGRLRDYPVGKLAAGEAIADSGLLAVRGVDRTRIGVTMAAVYGDSPRVAAVRAEQTPGFDPSAWHHEFLPSSTISRIANDYGLFGPRIGNATACATGTIAIITAARAIEDGQCDAVLAGAITTIQPLLAAGFHNMRVLAMHDDPAEACRPFDAARNGFVMGEGAGMLVLERASSARARGARIYAEIAAGTIACDAHHVTDLSTDSTTLTYLLGATLKKARLAPSDVSYINAHGTGTQQNDLMETRGIRNAFGAAADELCVSSIKGNIGHLVNAAGAVELALTALALRDGYAPPTRNLSNPDPGCDLDCLPFVGRRYEFEHAMKISIAFGGHLAAIALRRWDGAEAQVAPAPMRIAA; this is encoded by the coding sequence ATGTCCGACCCGATTGTGATTTCCGGTATTGGCCTCGTGACAGCGGTCGGCAACGACCGCGAGACGACCTGGCGCAACGTCCGCGAAGGGGTCAGCGGCGCCCGGCGGCTCACCGGCGTCGCGGGGCTCCCCGACGGATTGCTCCTGGCCGCCGACGTCCGCGGAGTGAAGGGCGAGCCCGGCCGGCTGCGCGACTACCCCGTCGGCAAGCTCGCCGCAGGCGAGGCGATCGCCGACAGCGGGCTCCTGGCCGTCCGCGGGGTCGATCGCACCCGGATCGGCGTCACCATGGCCGCGGTCTACGGCGATTCGCCGCGGGTCGCCGCGGTGCGAGCCGAGCAGACGCCGGGGTTCGACCCGAGCGCTTGGCACCACGAATTCCTCCCCTCGTCGACGATCTCGCGGATCGCCAACGACTACGGCCTTTTCGGGCCGCGGATCGGCAACGCGACGGCGTGCGCCACAGGAACGATCGCGATCATTACCGCCGCGCGGGCGATCGAAGACGGCCAGTGCGACGCCGTGCTGGCCGGCGCGATCACGACGATCCAGCCGCTGCTGGCCGCCGGATTCCACAACATGCGCGTCCTGGCCATGCACGACGACCCGGCCGAGGCGTGTCGCCCGTTCGACGCGGCCCGCAACGGGTTCGTCATGGGCGAGGGCGCCGGGATGCTCGTGCTCGAGCGGGCCAGTTCGGCCCGAGCCCGCGGCGCACGGATCTACGCCGAGATCGCCGCCGGAACGATCGCCTGCGACGCCCATCACGTCACCGACCTCAGCACCGACAGCACGACGCTCACGTACCTGTTGGGCGCCACGCTCAAGAAGGCTCGGCTCGCCCCGAGCGACGTGTCGTACATCAACGCCCACGGCACGGGGACGCAGCAAAACGATCTCATGGAGACCCGCGGCATCCGCAACGCGTTCGGCGCCGCGGCCGACGAGTTGTGCGTCAGCTCCATCAAGGGCAACATCGGCCACCTGGTCAACGCGGCGGGGGCGGTCGAACTGGCGCTGACGGCGCTGGCGCTTCGCGACGGCTACGCCCCGCCGACGCGGAACCTCTCGAATCCCGATCCCGGGTGCGACCTCGACTGCCTGCCCTTCGTCGGCCGGCGATACGAATTCGAGCACGCCATGAAGATCTCGATCGCGTTCGGCGGCCACCTCGCCGCGATTGCGCTGCGCCGCTGGGACGGGGCCGAAGCCCAGGTCGCGCCGGCGCCGATGCGAATCGCGGCTTAA
- a CDS encoding division/cell wall cluster transcriptional repressor MraZ has protein sequence MSVLPRPLLLGEHSRSLDERHRLSLPPEWAEVLAGEAGEATLAKERPGCVSIWNAEAWTRWLDAGVALLESKAASGRFDDRIEKLQTLGRLLSTRHRTVPVAGRGRLAIPETFRDFLGVEPGGAVQLVGAAVCVEIWRPDAWARHIGERMPGFRELFDELTE, from the coding sequence ATGTCCGTCCTCCCGAGGCCCCTGCTGCTCGGCGAACACAGCCGCTCGCTCGACGAGCGTCACCGGCTGTCGCTTCCCCCTGAGTGGGCCGAGGTGCTTGCGGGGGAGGCCGGCGAAGCGACCCTGGCCAAAGAGCGTCCCGGGTGCGTCAGCATTTGGAACGCGGAGGCTTGGACGAGGTGGCTCGACGCCGGCGTCGCATTGCTGGAAAGCAAGGCGGCCAGCGGGCGCTTCGACGACCGGATCGAGAAACTGCAAACCTTGGGGAGATTGCTGTCGACCCGCCACCGCACCGTGCCCGTCGCCGGACGGGGGCGATTGGCGATCCCCGAGACGTTCCGCGACTTCCTCGGCGTCGAGCCGGGGGGAGCGGTCCAACTGGTCGGCGCCGCGGTCTGTGTCGAGATCTGGCGTCCCGACGCCTGGGCTCGTCACATCGGCGAGCGAATGCCCGGATTCAGAGAGTTGTTTGACGAGTTGACGGAGTAG
- a CDS encoding DUF1844 domain-containing protein, with protein MSDDKKIIIDEDWKSQVEAEKQRFEETSPAPGEAAPTAGGAATGSHPELDAEWPPASFEMLVGAFVTEAMVGLGQIPSPVTNKAEFHAGRARYAIDMLEVIQKKTKGNLAPGEAAGLEDLLHQLRMAFVAAQQRSPD; from the coding sequence ATGAGCGACGACAAGAAGATCATCATCGACGAAGACTGGAAGTCCCAAGTCGAGGCTGAAAAGCAGCGTTTCGAAGAGACCTCGCCTGCTCCCGGCGAAGCCGCTCCCACAGCTGGCGGCGCAGCGACGGGCTCGCATCCCGAACTGGACGCCGAATGGCCCCCCGCCTCGTTCGAGATGCTCGTCGGGGCCTTCGTCACCGAGGCGATGGTCGGCCTGGGACAGATCCCTAGCCCGGTCACGAACAAGGCCGAGTTTCACGCCGGCCGCGCCCGCTACGCCATCGACATGTTGGAGGTGATCCAGAAAAAGACAAAGGGCAATCTCGCCCCCGGCGAAGCCGCCGGCCTGGAAGACTTGCTCCATCAATTGCGGATGGCCTTCGTTGCGGCGCAGCAACGCTCTCCAGACTGA
- a CDS encoding CTP synthase: protein MTKFIFVTGGVVSSLGKGLTSASIGMLLEQRGLRVRMQKLDPYINVDPGTMSPYQHGEVYVLDDGSETDLDLGHYERFTHSPLTRKSNYTTGQIYLSVINKERRGQFLGKTVQVIPHITNEIKSVIQGLADEGDEPADVVITEIGGTVGDIESQPFLEAIRQFALDVGKENCLFIHLTLVPYLKAARELKTKPTQHSVGLLRQIGIQPDMLVCRSEQPVSREDREKIALFCNVSIDCVIEERDKDFSIYEVPLSLRDNDLDGLICKKFGLQTREPDLEPWNEILRRLRNPEHEISIAVVGKYAEHRDAYKSIYESIDHAGIANAAQIRIARIQSEEVEAEGPERMLAGYDGILVPGGFGERGIEGKVQTIRYAREKNIPFFGICLGMQCAAVEFARHVCGLSDAHSTEFNKETRDPVICLLDDQRAVTDKGGTMRLGAQPAKLEPDSQAAAAYGTTTVSERHRHRYEFNNRYREQFAANGMRIVGTSPDGKLAEVIELADHRWFVAVQYHPEFKSKPTAAHPLFKGFVAAAVEHRKVKKARAAEPQRKIDFSAEEAEIAEEAVKDQ from the coding sequence ATGACCAAATTCATCTTCGTCACCGGCGGCGTCGTCAGCTCTCTCGGCAAGGGGCTCACCAGCGCCTCGATCGGCATGCTGCTGGAACAGCGCGGCCTGCGGGTGCGGATGCAGAAGCTCGACCCCTACATCAACGTCGACCCCGGCACGATGAGCCCCTACCAGCACGGCGAGGTCTACGTGCTGGACGACGGCAGCGAGACCGATCTCGACCTGGGCCACTACGAGCGGTTCACCCATTCCCCTCTGACCCGCAAATCGAACTACACCACCGGGCAAATCTATCTGTCGGTCATCAACAAGGAACGCCGCGGACAGTTCCTGGGCAAGACCGTGCAGGTCATCCCCCACATCACCAACGAGATCAAGTCGGTCATCCAAGGCTTGGCCGACGAGGGGGACGAACCGGCCGACGTCGTCATCACCGAGATCGGCGGAACGGTGGGCGACATCGAGAGCCAGCCGTTCCTGGAAGCGATTCGGCAGTTCGCTCTCGACGTCGGCAAAGAGAACTGCCTGTTCATCCACCTCACGCTCGTGCCGTACCTGAAGGCGGCCCGCGAGCTCAAGACCAAGCCGACGCAACACTCGGTCGGCCTCTTGCGGCAGATCGGCATTCAGCCCGATATGCTCGTCTGCCGCTCCGAACAGCCGGTCAGCCGCGAGGATCGCGAGAAGATCGCCCTGTTCTGCAACGTCTCGATCGACTGCGTGATCGAGGAACGCGACAAGGATTTCTCGATCTACGAAGTCCCGTTGAGCCTCCGCGACAACGACCTCGACGGGCTGATCTGCAAAAAGTTCGGCCTGCAGACTCGCGAACCCGACTTGGAGCCGTGGAACGAGATCCTCCGCCGGCTGCGGAATCCCGAGCATGAGATCAGCATCGCGGTGGTGGGCAAGTACGCCGAGCATCGCGACGCGTACAAGTCGATTTACGAATCGATCGACCATGCGGGCATCGCCAACGCGGCCCAAATCCGCATCGCCCGGATTCAAAGCGAGGAGGTCGAGGCCGAGGGCCCCGAGCGGATGCTCGCCGGGTACGACGGCATCCTCGTCCCCGGCGGGTTCGGGGAACGGGGGATTGAGGGCAAGGTGCAGACAATTCGCTACGCCCGCGAAAAAAACATCCCGTTCTTCGGCATTTGCCTGGGGATGCAGTGCGCGGCCGTCGAGTTCGCCCGACACGTCTGCGGCCTGAGCGACGCCCACTCGACCGAGTTCAACAAGGAGACTCGGGACCCGGTGATCTGTCTGCTCGACGACCAGCGAGCCGTAACCGACAAGGGGGGAACGATGCGGCTGGGCGCCCAGCCGGCGAAGCTGGAACCCGACAGCCAGGCGGCCGCGGCCTACGGCACGACGACCGTGTCGGAGCGGCATCGCCATCGGTACGAGTTCAACAATCGCTACCGCGAGCAATTCGCCGCCAACGGCATGCGGATCGTCGGCACGAGCCCCGACGGCAAGCTCGCAGAGGTGATCGAGTTGGCCGACCATCGCTGGTTCGTCGCGGTGCAGTACCACCCCGAGTTCAAAAGCAAGCCGACGGCCGCCCACCCGCTGTTCAAGGGCTTCGTCGCCGCCGCGGTCGAACACCGCAAGGTGAAGAAGGCCCGCGCCGCCGAACCGCAACGCAAGATCGACTTCTCTGCGGAAGAAGCCGAAATCGCCGAGGAAGCGGTCAAAGACCAATGA